A single genomic interval of Bacteroidales bacterium harbors:
- a CDS encoding SDR family NAD(P)-dependent oxidoreductase → MNTKYSDIAVIGMSGKFPGANNILKFWDNICQGKESICQLSDDELRSVGVPESDINNSTYVKSAAILEDIDKFDPAFFKIAPVEAELMDPQMRLLLQCAWDTLEDSGYATKDPQNIGVFAGSGGIVNSYYSNFVNKNNQFEKLAASPTHLGNDKDYLSTYISYKLNLTGPSMTIQTACSTSLVAVHQACLSLFNDECDMALAGGVTVRIPHVQGYEYKIGHIFSKSGHVRPFDENADGVVFGSGLGLILIKKLENAIKDRDHIYAIIKGSAVTNDGKEKLSYAASSAKGQIRCVHNALKKAQVDASTIGFIESHGTGTFVGDPEEVKALSAVFKNQTDKKNYCALGSVKSNVGHLEAASGITSLIKAILALHYGLIPPTLHYNKPNPRIKFEKTPFFVNNALIKWDDNEKPRRAGVNSLGVGGTNAFVVLEEYVTEKKSLTKLAAHPVIAIFSAKTQSGLRRLIEKFSDFIATSITLREDINISDLSYTLQVGREAMKYRVAFIVSSVAELKNSLILFLENKVDVSYNIIQPHKQNKNESIDLINTNEHPDEVIQNLIDSQKWEKLAELWINGLDVDWSRLYNEVKPQRISLPTYSFEKGRYWPEIGQLETANFTTPVLHPLLHNNTSDLNQQSYTTTFSGKEFFLSDHQIQGKKVLPEVAYLEMVRVAIEKAIPLQQESTSLELRNIVWGQPIVVTESKQVTIALFTNYSEGYSDQIGYEVYSKENGQEEVHCQGQAVFTRKTVFNKLNIDQLKGKMQRGKLDPSIAYATFTKMGFNYGLAHQGITAIYQGEEQLLVQLCLPTVVEASLNDYLLHPSLMDSALQASFCLIGDLTEIFNPLFLPCALESICILSRCTKNMFALVCYSQGSKPENNLIKLDIVFCDQDGNVCVQMQGFSFREFRMNQGKKIDTLLSAPVWESSAIKASTKDEHLEYVQYHIILCDLPNVNAKQIEKKVAHSRCLSLQVARQKSIAERYSEVALSCFEQIQIILRDKHQGKKFVQIVIANKQEEKLFAGLSGLLKTATLENPQLTGQIILIDTCVTIDELVKQLCDNQNKPKDTVIKYEQGIRSVLRWREVEASQDKHGIIFKDQGIYLITGGLGGLGILFCKEIIQQTSKAKIILTGRSKLTDGKKAILKGLSAHRDSVEYRQLNIEDLDQVKKFVAAIISEHKHLDGIIHCAGMISDSFILKKTAEEFNQVLTPKVVGTFNLDQATKNVELDFLVLFSSIVSAMGNLGQSDYATANGFMDQFAHYRNQLVVAGERQGQTLSINWPLWKEGGMSVDKATQEMLQQTIGIHSLDTATGIRAFYRSLELRCSQSLIIEGIPQKIMAHLDGGWLTDSSTNTDVKETYKYINKAEDLSQEKLQQHLKMMLSEVLHIKTSDFAIDQAYVDLGLNSILGVELVVAINKKYGTSISNVIVYDYPNVKELALFLETEIKKLHTSSEKIKYSESIPFASSNESFLSGYSCPKLPRMNGGGRSIQHGYSPLNGKQINDNEKIAIIGMSGKYAGADNLQQYWDNLVQGKNSIVEFPPSRWDINQYYDPDPNKEGKTYCKWFGMLNDVEHFDPLFFRISPQEAIYMEPEQRLFLQESYKAFEDAGYSNKALNNIKCGVYLGMESSEYSWHFFQNNAVSTNITGNHSAIAAARISYFLNLKGPALSINTACSSSLVAIHLACRALVNNEVNMALAGGVRLWLSPETHIGMCQARMLSQKGQCKTFDDSADGIVMGEGVGAIVLKRLCDAQADNDKIYGVILGSGINQDGKTNGITAPSVKSQIELEREIYSKYDIHPETISYIETHGTGTKLGDPIELEALSTVFAEKTDKKNYCAIASVKTNIGHTAAASGIASVQKVLLSIQHRTLVPSLNVTKENSNFNFKNSPFYINKEKKAWDASPNSLRRASVSSFGFSGTNAHLVIEEYQPTIETKKNTAVIEQKTNVIIPLSARTPEQLRQIVRDLLDFIHTARRNNQSIGQSQKDIDMIAMAYTLQVGREAMEERLGFIVSSIDQLVEKLQAFIDGNSYIENTYQGHIDVKDDTLSLFSADADLQETIDKWMAGKKLPNLLNFWVKGLDLDWSKLYDGSKSQRISLPTYPFAKERYWIDSTNTEGEHTPVNKKATTTFAMLHPLLHSNTSDLSRQSYSSIFNGDEFFLKDHQVQGKKVLPGVAYLEMIRAAVEKASPTKQESSILELHNVVWMQPIVVAKDKEVTITLFATETINHNEQIDCEIYSIETDSEGHFQERIHCQGQAVFIGTPAPAKLDIEQLRKKMGQSRYESSYLYSCFAKIGLQYGSAHQGIKYVYQGKNELLAELVLPNSVESTHRNFVVHPSLMDSALQSSICLIEDLNNLSSKPSMPFALDSMRIISACTKEMFAWVRYTSGSKPGDNIIKLDIDLSDKNGVICVQIRGFSSRILDGQLGASHRNIPLQTNNLELKAGFQSLVPVWNPLELEMHEKITLSGSTKILLVGGNQTQLSWVQKSYPNTVLLQLPSNPTIEDIQSKLKNFSFDQLLWMAPDVTKSDDDNADDLDQIIEKQEQGILIVFRLFKALLNLEYADKELQWTFITCKTQKVKKFDHIKSTHAGLFGLFGSMAKEYPQWNLRLLDVDSLSSVAIHECLSMPCDKDGNGIAYRQGEWFCQELACITTLPQTNTAYKQNGVYVVIGGAGGLGEVWSRFMIEQYQAKIVWIDKRESNATIEDKIKALSQLGDPPLFITADATKWDSLEQALGKILKTYPTINGVLHSAIILQDQSLRNMEESRFRVSLSAKVDISVNMNRVFGKLGLDFMLFFSSLSSFHKGAGQANYNAGCTFKDSFAYSLQQNHSYPIKIVNWGYWGSVGVVADDFYIKRMVQMGFGSIEPQEGLAALQSFIGTDINQMVILKTINTQALEDLKVTEAITYYPNVQKASR, encoded by the coding sequence ATGAATACAAAATATAGTGATATCGCCGTTATTGGGATGTCGGGTAAATTTCCGGGTGCTAATAATATTCTTAAGTTTTGGGATAATATTTGTCAGGGGAAGGAAAGTATCTGTCAACTTTCAGATGACGAATTAAGAAGTGTTGGAGTTCCTGAATCAGATATAAATAACAGCACATATGTGAAATCCGCTGCGATATTAGAAGATATTGATAAGTTTGATCCAGCGTTTTTTAAAATAGCACCGGTGGAAGCTGAGTTGATGGATCCTCAGATGAGGTTATTGCTTCAATGTGCTTGGGATACATTAGAAGATTCTGGTTATGCAACTAAAGATCCCCAAAATATCGGAGTTTTTGCTGGTTCAGGAGGAATTGTAAATAGTTATTACTCAAATTTCGTCAATAAAAATAATCAATTTGAAAAACTTGCTGCCAGCCCAACACATTTGGGAAACGACAAGGATTATTTATCTACCTATATATCTTATAAATTGAATCTCACTGGACCAAGCATGACAATTCAAACTGCTTGTTCTACTTCATTGGTAGCAGTTCACCAAGCTTGTTTAAGTCTGTTTAATGATGAATGTGATATGGCATTAGCAGGCGGGGTTACTGTTCGTATTCCACATGTGCAAGGATACGAATATAAAATAGGTCACATATTTTCTAAGTCAGGACATGTGAGACCTTTTGATGAAAATGCTGATGGAGTCGTTTTTGGAAGTGGTTTAGGTCTTATTTTAATTAAGAAGTTGGAGAATGCGATTAAAGATAGAGATCATATCTATGCTATTATCAAAGGTTCTGCAGTTACAAATGATGGAAAGGAAAAACTAAGTTATGCAGCCAGTAGCGCAAAAGGGCAAATTAGATGTGTTCATAATGCATTAAAAAAGGCTCAAGTTGATGCAAGTACGATTGGATTTATAGAATCTCATGGAACAGGTACTTTCGTTGGAGATCCGGAAGAAGTAAAGGCTTTATCTGCAGTTTTTAAAAATCAAACTGATAAGAAAAACTATTGTGCTTTGGGTTCAGTTAAATCTAACGTTGGACATTTAGAAGCGGCATCAGGGATTACAAGTTTGATTAAGGCGATACTTGCACTTCACTATGGATTAATCCCTCCAACATTGCATTATAATAAGCCAAACCCTAGAATTAAATTCGAAAAGACACCATTTTTTGTTAATAACGCATTAATAAAGTGGGATGATAATGAAAAGCCACGAAGAGCAGGTGTTAACAGTTTGGGAGTAGGTGGTACTAATGCATTTGTTGTTTTAGAGGAATACGTTACTGAAAAAAAATCATTGACAAAACTCGCTGCTCATCCTGTTATTGCTATCTTTTCTGCTAAAACCCAATCAGGTTTACGGCGGCTTATCGAAAAATTTTCGGATTTTATTGCGACATCTATAACGCTTAGAGAAGATATAAACATTTCAGATTTATCTTATACCTTACAAGTGGGTCGTGAAGCCATGAAATATCGAGTGGCTTTCATTGTCTCATCGGTTGCAGAATTAAAAAATAGTTTAATCTTATTTCTAGAAAATAAAGTAGATGTATCTTACAATATAATACAACCGCATAAACAGAATAAGAACGAAAGCATAGACCTAATTAATACCAATGAACATCCAGATGAAGTAATCCAAAATTTGATTGACTCACAAAAATGGGAAAAATTAGCTGAATTATGGATCAATGGACTAGATGTGGATTGGAGCAGACTTTACAATGAAGTTAAACCCCAACGCATTAGTTTACCCACTTATTCTTTTGAAAAAGGGCGTTATTGGCCTGAAATAGGGCAATTAGAAACGGCAAATTTTACAACGCCAGTACTTCATCCTTTACTACATAACAATACTTCAGATTTAAACCAACAGAGTTATACCACTACTTTTAGTGGTAAGGAATTTTTCTTAAGTGATCATCAAATACAAGGGAAAAAAGTTCTACCAGAAGTTGCTTATTTAGAAATGGTAAGGGTTGCGATAGAGAAAGCGATACCTCTTCAACAAGAATCGACTAGTTTAGAGTTACGTAATATAGTATGGGGGCAACCCATAGTTGTGACAGAAAGTAAACAAGTCACTATAGCTTTATTTACAAATTATTCTGAAGGTTATAGTGATCAAATAGGCTATGAAGTTTATAGTAAAGAGAATGGACAGGAAGAAGTTCATTGTCAAGGTCAAGCCGTTTTTACTCGTAAGACAGTATTCAATAAACTTAATATAGATCAACTTAAAGGAAAAATGCAACGGGGTAAACTAGACCCAAGCATTGCATATGCAACCTTTACCAAGATGGGATTTAATTATGGTTTAGCTCATCAAGGAATAACAGCGATTTATCAAGGAGAAGAACAATTACTTGTACAACTATGTTTACCAACGGTTGTTGAGGCGAGCCTTAATGATTATCTGTTGCATCCCAGTTTGATGGACAGTGCTTTGCAAGCCTCTTTTTGTTTAATTGGAGATTTGACCGAAATTTTCAATCCGTTGTTCTTGCCTTGTGCCTTAGAATCTATATGTATATTATCGAGATGCACGAAAAACATGTTTGCCTTGGTGTGTTACTCACAAGGGAGTAAGCCAGAAAATAACCTCATTAAGTTAGATATTGTTTTCTGTGATCAGGACGGGAATGTTTGTGTTCAAATGCAGGGATTTTCTTTTAGGGAATTCAGGATGAATCAAGGCAAGAAAATTGATACGCTACTTTCTGCTCCAGTTTGGGAATCCAGTGCAATAAAAGCATCAACTAAAGATGAACATTTAGAATATGTGCAATATCACATTATTCTATGTGATCTACCAAATGTTAATGCAAAGCAGATTGAGAAAAAGGTTGCTCATAGCCGTTGCTTATCTTTGCAAGTAGCACGTCAGAAAAGCATTGCAGAACGCTATAGCGAAGTTGCTCTGTCTTGCTTTGAGCAAATACAAATAATACTTAGAGACAAGCATCAGGGTAAAAAATTTGTTCAAATAGTCATTGCCAACAAACAAGAAGAAAAACTTTTTGCCGGGTTGTCGGGATTACTAAAAACGGCTACTTTAGAAAATCCTCAATTGACAGGTCAAATTATTCTCATAGATACATGTGTAACCATTGATGAATTGGTGAAGCAATTGTGCGATAACCAAAACAAACCGAAGGATACGGTAATAAAATATGAACAAGGCATACGAAGTGTTTTACGTTGGAGAGAGGTTGAAGCAAGCCAAGATAAACATGGGATTATTTTTAAGGATCAAGGTATCTACCTGATTACAGGTGGACTTGGTGGGTTAGGCATTTTATTTTGTAAAGAAATTATTCAGCAAACCAGTAAGGCAAAAATTATCTTAACCGGACGATCAAAATTAACAGATGGTAAGAAAGCGATTTTAAAGGGATTATCTGCTCATAGAGACTCTGTTGAGTATCGACAACTGAATATAGAAGATCTAGATCAAGTCAAAAAATTTGTTGCTGCGATAATCTCTGAACATAAACATCTGGATGGCATTATCCATTGTGCTGGTATGATTTCAGATAGTTTTATTCTGAAAAAAACGGCTGAGGAGTTTAATCAGGTACTTACACCCAAAGTTGTTGGTACCTTCAATTTGGATCAGGCTACCAAAAATGTTGAACTTGACTTTTTAGTCCTATTTTCTTCTATAGTCAGTGCGATGGGTAATCTTGGGCAATCTGACTATGCAACTGCAAATGGCTTTATGGATCAGTTTGCTCACTACCGCAATCAATTGGTAGTTGCTGGAGAGCGACAAGGTCAAACCCTTTCGATAAACTGGCCTTTATGGAAAGAGGGAGGAATGAGCGTAGATAAAGCAACTCAAGAGATGTTACAACAAACTATAGGTATACATAGTTTGGATACTGCAACGGGTATACGGGCATTTTATCGTAGTTTAGAGTTGCGATGTAGCCAAAGTTTAATTATTGAAGGTATACCTCAAAAAATTATGGCTCATCTAGACGGTGGATGGTTAACAGACTCTTCAACTAATACAGATGTAAAAGAAACCTATAAATATATTAATAAAGCAGAGGATCTTTCTCAAGAGAAATTACAGCAACATCTAAAAATGATGCTATCCGAAGTGTTACATATAAAAACTTCTGATTTTGCAATAGATCAGGCATATGTCGATTTGGGTTTGAATTCAATTCTCGGCGTTGAGTTGGTCGTTGCAATTAATAAAAAATATGGCACATCAATATCTAATGTGATAGTTTATGATTATCCGAATGTTAAAGAATTGGCTTTATTTTTAGAAACAGAAATTAAAAAATTACATACTTCTTCTGAAAAAATTAAATACTCTGAATCAATACCTTTTGCTTCATCTAATGAGTCTTTCTTGTCGGGGTATTCTTGCCCAAAACTTCCAAGAATGAATGGTGGTGGTCGTTCGATACAGCATGGGTATTCGCCTTTAAACGGTAAACAGATAAACGATAATGAAAAAATCGCCATTATCGGGATGTCTGGGAAATATGCAGGTGCTGATAATTTACAGCAGTATTGGGACAACTTGGTTCAAGGTAAAAATTCAATTGTTGAATTCCCGCCATCCCGTTGGGATATTAACCAATATTATGATCCAGACCCTAACAAAGAAGGTAAAACTTATTGTAAATGGTTTGGAATGTTGAACGATGTTGAGCATTTTGATCCGTTATTTTTTAGAATTTCTCCTCAAGAAGCCATATATATGGAGCCAGAGCAACGATTGTTTTTACAAGAAAGTTATAAGGCATTTGAAGATGCGGGTTATTCCAATAAAGCTTTAAATAATATTAAGTGTGGTGTTTATCTTGGAATGGAAAGCAGTGAATATTCTTGGCATTTCTTCCAAAATAACGCTGTATCTACAAACATTACTGGTAATCATTCAGCTATAGCAGCAGCTAGGATATCTTATTTCCTAAATTTGAAAGGTCCAGCACTTTCCATCAATACGGCATGTTCTTCTTCGTTAGTAGCTATTCATTTGGCATGTAGGGCTTTAGTAAATAATGAAGTTAATATGGCGCTAGCAGGTGGAGTTCGTTTATGGCTAAGTCCTGAAACTCATATTGGAATGTGTCAAGCAAGAATGCTTTCTCAAAAAGGGCAGTGTAAAACATTTGATGATTCTGCTGATGGTATTGTTATGGGAGAAGGAGTAGGGGCAATAGTTTTAAAGCGTTTATGCGATGCACAAGCAGATAACGATAAAATTTATGGGGTTATTTTAGGATCAGGCATAAACCAAGATGGTAAAACGAATGGTATCACCGCACCAAGTGTTAAAAGCCAAATCGAATTAGAACGAGAAATTTATTCAAAATATGATATTCACCCGGAGACCATTAGTTATATAGAAACTCATGGTACTGGAACGAAATTAGGTGATCCCATTGAACTAGAGGCACTTTCCACTGTATTTGCAGAAAAAACAGATAAAAAAAATTATTGTGCCATTGCATCTGTTAAAACTAACATTGGGCACACTGCCGCAGCATCAGGCATTGCTAGTGTACAAAAAGTTTTATTATCTATTCAACATCGTACTTTGGTGCCTTCTCTAAATGTGACAAAAGAGAACTCAAATTTTAATTTTAAGAATTCTCCTTTCTATATTAATAAAGAAAAGAAAGCATGGGACGCTAGCCCAAACTCATTGCGGCGCGCAAGTGTTAGTTCTTTTGGTTTTAGCGGCACGAATGCTCATTTAGTCATTGAAGAATATCAGCCAACTATAGAAACTAAAAAAAATACTGCTGTTATTGAGCAAAAGACAAATGTTATTATCCCGCTATCAGCAAGAACCCCAGAACAACTACGACAAATAGTTCGTGATTTACTGGATTTTATTCACACAGCAAGGCGAAATAATCAGTCAATAGGACAATCTCAGAAAGATATCGATATGATTGCTATGGCCTATACGCTACAAGTTGGTAGAGAAGCGATGGAAGAACGTTTAGGCTTTATTGTTAGTTCCATAGATCAATTGGTAGAAAAGTTACAGGCTTTTATTGATGGTAATTCTTATATTGAAAACACTTATCAGGGACACATAGATGTTAAAGATGATACCCTTTCACTATTTAGTGCAGATGCCGATTTGCAGGAAACGATTGATAAATGGATGGCTGGCAAAAAACTCCCCAACTTACTGAATTTTTGGGTTAAAGGTTTAGATTTGGATTGGAGCAAACTTTATGATGGTAGTAAATCCCAACGTATAAGTTTGCCAACATATCCTTTTGCTAAAGAAAGGTACTGGATTGATTCAACAAATACAGAGGGCGAGCATACCCCTGTAAATAAGAAAGCAACTACAACTTTTGCGATGCTTCATCCTTTATTACACAGTAACACTTCGGATCTAAGTAGGCAGAGTTATAGTTCCATTTTCAATGGTGATGAATTTTTCTTAAAAGATCACCAGGTACAGGGAAAGAAGGTTTTACCAGGTGTTGCTTATTTAGAGATGATTCGGGCTGCCGTAGAAAAAGCATCTCCTACCAAGCAGGAATCATCCATCCTTGAGTTACACAATGTAGTTTGGATGCAACCGATTGTGGTTGCAAAAGACAAAGAAGTCACTATTACTTTGTTTGCAACTGAAACAATAAATCATAATGAACAGATAGACTGTGAGATTTATAGTATAGAGACCGATTCTGAGGGTCATTTTCAAGAAAGAATTCATTGTCAAGGTCAGGCTGTATTTATTGGAACACCAGCACCTGCAAAACTTGATATAGAACAACTCAGAAAAAAAATGGGACAGAGTAGGTACGAATCATCGTATTTATATTCTTGTTTTGCCAAGATTGGTCTTCAGTATGGTTCAGCCCATCAGGGAATAAAATATGTTTACCAAGGAAAGAATGAGTTATTGGCCGAATTGGTTTTACCAAATTCAGTTGAAAGTACTCATCGTAATTTCGTTGTACATCCTAGCTTGATGGACAGTGCTTTACAATCTTCAATTTGTTTAATCGAAGATTTAAACAACCTTTCTAGTAAACCGTCAATGCCTTTTGCTTTAGATTCCATGCGGATCATATCAGCCTGTACAAAAGAGATGTTTGCCTGGGTACGTTACACATCAGGTAGTAAACCAGGTGATAATATTATTAAATTGGATATTGATCTCTCTGATAAAAATGGAGTTATATGTGTGCAGATTCGTGGATTTTCTTCAAGAATTTTGGATGGACAACTTGGAGCTTCTCACAGAAATATACCACTTCAGACTAATAACTTAGAACTTAAGGCCGGTTTTCAATCTCTTGTTCCTGTCTGGAATCCGCTGGAACTTGAAATGCATGAAAAGATAACTCTTTCTGGGTCTACCAAAATTTTATTGGTGGGTGGAAATCAAACTCAATTGAGTTGGGTTCAAAAATCGTATCCAAATACGGTACTTTTGCAACTACCTTCTAACCCAACTATCGAGGACATTCAATCTAAACTAAAAAACTTCTCTTTTGATCAATTGCTCTGGATGGCTCCCGATGTTACTAAGTCGGATGATGACAATGCGGATGATCTTGATCAGATTATTGAGAAACAAGAACAAGGTATACTGATTGTTTTTCGTCTTTTCAAGGCTTTATTGAATTTAGAATATGCAGATAAAGAATTACAATGGACATTCATTACCTGCAAAACACAAAAGGTGAAGAAGTTTGATCATATTAAATCTACACATGCCGGATTATTTGGATTATTTGGCAGTATGGCAAAAGAGTATCCTCAATGGAATTTACGATTACTGGATGTGGATTCATTGTCTTCAGTCGCAATTCATGAATGTTTATCTATGCCATGTGATAAAGATGGAAATGGCATTGCTTACCGTCAAGGAGAATGGTTCTGTCAGGAATTGGCTTGCATTACAACGTTACCTCAGACAAATACAGCTTACAAACAAAATGGCGTTTATGTAGTTATTGGCGGTGCTGGTGGTCTTGGTGAGGTCTGGAGTCGGTTTATGATTGAACAGTATCAGGCTAAAATTGTCTGGATTGACAAACGGGAATCTAATGCTACTATTGAAGATAAAATCAAAGCCCTTAGTCAACTTGGAGATCCTCCTTTATTTATTACTGCAGACGCAACAAAATGGGATTCGTTGGAGCAGGCATTAGGGAAAATTCTAAAAACTTATCCAACTATTAATGGTGTTTTGCATTCAGCAATAATACTTCAAGATCAAAGCCTTAGGAACATGGAAGAATCCAGATTCAGGGTTAGTTTATCTGCCAAAGTTGATATAAGTGTAAATATGAATAGGGTCTTTGGCAAACTAGGTTTGGATTTTATGCTCTTCTTCTCTTCATTATCGTCCTTTCACAAAGGAGCTGGTCAGGCTAATTATAATGCAGGTTGTACTTTCAAAGACAGCTTTGCATACAGTCTACAACAGAATCATTCTTATCCTATAAAAATTGTCAATTGGGGATATTGGGGTAGTGTAGGTGTTGTGGCCGACGACTTTTATATTAAGCGTATGGTACAAATGGGTTTTGGCTCAATTGAACCACAAGAAGGCTTGGCTGCTTTGCAATCATTTATAGGTACAGATATTAATCAAATGGTTATACTCAAGACCATTAATACTCAGGCCCTTGAAGATCTCAAGGTTACAGAAGCAATTACTTATTATCCTAATGTACAGAAGGCATCACGATGA
- a CDS encoding acyl carrier protein produces the protein MQNNVNLPVLEDHLAIVDDLGFTSLRVAELIANLEDVFGIDPFQDENVSITNIRTLKDLCEIYTTYLEKTTAK, from the coding sequence ATGCAAAATAACGTTAACCTACCTGTTTTAGAAGACCACTTGGCAATAGTTGATGATTTAGGATTTACTTCCTTAAGAGTAGCTGAATTAATAGCCAATTTGGAAGATGTATTTGGTATCGATCCTTTCCAAGATGAAAATGTTTCGATTACTAATATTAGAACTCTAAAAGATCTTTGTGAGATTTATACAACCTATCTGGAGAAAACAACTGCTAAATAA